Proteins from one Mycobacterium adipatum genomic window:
- the mshA gene encoding D-inositol-3-phosphate glycosyltransferase encodes MRAVPESALSDTPRRVAVLSVHTSPLAQPGTGDAGGMNVYVLQTALELARRGVEVEIFTRATSSADEPVVQVVPGVLVRNVVAGPFEGLDKHDLPTQLCAFTAGVLRAEATHEPGYYDIVHSHYWLSGQVGWLAADRWAVPLVHTAHTLAAVKNSALAHGDSPEPMLRSVGEQQVVDEADRLIVNTEIEAQQLVSLHRADRRDIDVVHPGVDLQVFTPGSKRDARAALGLDPHEKVVAFIGRIQPLKAPDVLLRAAAKLPDLRVVIAGGPSGSGLAAPDSLVRLAEELGIGSRVSFLPPQSREALVNVYRAADIVAVPSYSESFGLVAVEAQACGTPVVAAAVGGLPVAVRDGVSGTLVDGHDAQDWSQAIGALLQRGPETMRDAALAHAATFSWAHTVDALLDSYTHAITDYRARHPRREPAGRRNGRRFALRRGVRA; translated from the coding sequence GTGCGCGCCGTGCCAGAGTCCGCCCTGTCGGACACCCCCCGCCGCGTAGCGGTGCTCTCGGTGCACACCTCCCCGCTGGCCCAACCGGGCACCGGCGACGCCGGCGGCATGAACGTCTACGTGCTGCAGACCGCGCTGGAACTGGCCCGCCGCGGTGTCGAGGTGGAGATCTTCACCCGGGCCACGTCGTCGGCGGATGAGCCGGTGGTGCAGGTGGTGCCCGGCGTGCTGGTGCGCAATGTGGTGGCCGGGCCCTTCGAGGGGCTCGACAAGCACGATCTGCCCACCCAGCTGTGCGCGTTCACCGCCGGGGTGCTGCGGGCCGAGGCCACTCACGAGCCGGGCTACTACGACATCGTGCATTCGCATTATTGGCTGTCCGGGCAGGTCGGCTGGCTGGCGGCCGATCGCTGGGCGGTGCCGCTGGTGCACACCGCCCATACCCTGGCCGCGGTGAAGAATTCCGCGCTGGCCCACGGCGATTCTCCCGAGCCCATGCTGCGCTCGGTCGGCGAACAACAGGTGGTCGACGAGGCCGACCGCCTGATCGTCAACACCGAAATCGAAGCGCAGCAACTGGTTTCGCTGCACCGCGCGGACCGCCGGGATATCGACGTGGTGCACCCCGGGGTCGACCTGCAGGTGTTCACGCCGGGCTCCAAGCGTGACGCGCGGGCGGCGCTCGGGCTCGATCCGCACGAGAAGGTGGTCGCCTTCATCGGACGTATCCAGCCGTTGAAGGCTCCCGATGTGCTGCTGCGCGCCGCGGCGAAGCTTCCGGACCTGCGGGTGGTGATCGCCGGCGGGCCCTCGGGCAGCGGTCTGGCCGCTCCCGACTCGTTGGTTCGGCTCGCCGAGGAACTGGGTATCGGTTCGCGGGTGAGCTTCCTGCCGCCGCAGTCCCGCGAAGCGTTGGTGAACGTCTACCGCGCCGCCGACATCGTCGCCGTGCCCAGCTACTCGGAATCCTTCGGTCTGGTCGCCGTCGAGGCGCAGGCCTGTGGCACCCCGGTGGTGGCCGCGGCGGTCGGCGGGTTGCCGGTCGCGGTGCGCGACGGGGTGAGCGGCACATTGGTCGACGGGCACGACGCGCAGGACTGGTCGCAGGCGATCGGCGCGCTGCTGCAGCGCGGCCCGGAGACGATGCGCGACGCCGCGCTGGCGCACGCCGCGACCTTCTCCTGGGCCCATACCGTGGACGCGCTGCTGGACAGCTACACCCACGCCATCACCGACTACCGCGCCCGGCATCCGCGCCGTGAACCCGCCGGGCGCCGCAACGGCAGGCGGTTCGCGCTGCGCAGGGGAGTGCGGGCATGA
- a CDS encoding ROK family transcriptional regulator, which translates to MTTIATSAAPARQTPAVHAKRALLARHHIVAPSLKVADAAAASVFGAARQRGPIARDAIARVTGLSIATVNRQVSALIDAGVLRERADLAVSGAIGRPRVPVEVNHEPYLTLGLHIGAKTTSIVATDLFGRTLDVVETPTPRGPQDAALAALAGSARRYLSRWHRRRPLWVGVAAGGVVDSVSGHLDHARLGWSAAPVGPVLAETLGLPVSVASHVDAMAGAELLLGVRRPGAQAGTSLYVYARETVGYALSIGGRVHSPSGGPGTIAALPVDSELLGGTGKLESTVSDEAVLTAARAQRIVPSEGPASTLPAVLRAARAGHAGAGALLAERARVLGAAVALLRDMLNPDDLVVGGQAFTEYPEGIELVQRAFAARTVLGPRDIRVTAFGNRVQEAGAGVVSLGGLYADPIAAMRRAQLRRGEAGVLGAS; encoded by the coding sequence ATGACCACCATCGCTACATCTGCCGCCCCGGCTCGCCAGACCCCCGCCGTGCACGCCAAGCGTGCCCTGTTGGCCCGGCACCACATCGTGGCGCCGTCGCTGAAGGTGGCCGACGCGGCCGCCGCGTCGGTGTTCGGTGCCGCCCGCCAGCGCGGCCCGATCGCCCGGGACGCCATCGCCCGGGTGACGGGGCTGAGTATCGCCACCGTGAATCGCCAGGTGAGCGCGCTGATCGACGCGGGCGTGCTGCGCGAGCGCGCGGATCTCGCGGTGTCCGGCGCCATCGGTCGCCCGCGGGTCCCGGTGGAGGTCAACCATGAGCCGTATCTGACGCTGGGCCTGCACATCGGTGCGAAGACCACCAGCATCGTGGCCACCGACCTGTTCGGGCGCACCCTCGACGTCGTGGAGACCCCGACCCCGCGCGGCCCGCAGGACGCGGCGCTGGCCGCATTGGCCGGCAGCGCGCGACGCTACTTGAGCCGCTGGCATCGCCGTCGCCCGCTGTGGGTGGGCGTTGCTGCCGGTGGCGTCGTGGACAGCGTGTCGGGCCATCTGGACCATGCCCGGCTGGGTTGGTCGGCGGCGCCGGTCGGCCCCGTCCTGGCCGAGACCCTGGGGCTACCGGTTTCGGTGGCCTCCCACGTGGACGCGATGGCCGGTGCCGAACTGCTGCTCGGGGTGCGTCGTCCCGGCGCGCAGGCCGGCACCAGCCTGTACGTCTATGCCCGCGAGACCGTCGGGTATGCGCTGTCCATCGGCGGCCGGGTGCACTCCCCGTCCGGCGGCCCGGGCACCATCGCCGCGCTGCCGGTCGACTCCGAATTACTGGGTGGCACAGGAAAACTGGAATCAACAGTGAGTGACGAAGCGGTGCTCACCGCGGCCCGCGCCCAGCGCATCGTGCCGTCGGAGGGCCCGGCGTCGACACTGCCCGCGGTATTGCGTGCCGCCCGGGCCGGCCATGCCGGTGCCGGTGCATTGCTGGCCGAACGGGCCCGGGTGCTCGGTGCGGCCGTGGCGCTGCTGCGCGACATGCTCAACCCCGACGATCTGGTGGTCGGTGGTCAGGCGTTCACCGAGTACCCGGAAGGGATCGAGTTGGTGCAGCGGGCGTTCGCGGCGCGCACCGTGCTGGGACCCCGCGATATCCGGGTCACCGCGTTCGGTAACCGCGTCCAGGAGGCCGGTGCGGGGGTGGTGTCCCTCGGCGGGCTCTACGCCGACCCGATCGCCGCCATGCGCCGCGCCCAGCTGCGCCGCGGTGAAGCCGGTGTGCTCGGAGCGTCGTGA
- a CDS encoding SDR family oxidoreductase has product MTTSTDSRRVAVVTGAGAGIGEATAKTLAAQGFHVICVARRPGPIEALAAAIDGTAIVADVTDPDAVAALAQRLDRVDVLVNNAGGARGLESVADADIEKWRWMWEANVLGTLYVTKALLPKLIDSGDGLIVTVTSIAALETYDNGAGYTTAKHAQGVLHRTLRSELFGKPVRLTEVAPGMVKTDFSLNRFDGDAERAEKVYAGVEPLVAEDIAEVIGFVASRPAHVDLDLIVVRPRDQVTGATGSRINRRA; this is encoded by the coding sequence ATGACGACCTCAACAGATTCCCGGCGCGTCGCGGTGGTCACCGGAGCCGGCGCCGGAATCGGTGAAGCGACCGCGAAAACCCTTGCCGCACAGGGCTTTCATGTGATCTGCGTGGCACGCCGGCCGGGGCCCATCGAGGCGCTGGCCGCCGCCATCGACGGCACCGCGATTGTGGCCGATGTCACCGACCCGGACGCCGTGGCGGCGCTCGCGCAGCGCCTGGACCGGGTGGATGTGCTCGTCAACAACGCCGGCGGGGCGCGCGGGCTGGAGTCGGTGGCCGACGCCGATATCGAGAAATGGCGCTGGATGTGGGAAGCCAACGTGCTCGGCACGCTGTACGTCACGAAGGCGCTGCTGCCCAAGCTGATCGACTCCGGGGACGGGCTCATCGTCACCGTCACCTCGATCGCCGCGCTGGAGACCTACGACAACGGCGCCGGCTACACGACGGCCAAGCACGCCCAGGGGGTGCTGCATCGCACGCTGCGCAGTGAGCTGTTCGGTAAACCGGTGCGGCTCACCGAGGTGGCACCGGGCATGGTCAAGACCGACTTCTCGCTGAACCGTTTCGACGGTGACGCCGAACGCGCCGAGAAGGTGTACGCCGGCGTCGAACCGCTGGTGGCCGAGGACATCGCCGAGGTCATCGGATTCGTGGCGAGCCGACCCGCACACGTCGACCTGGACCTCATCGTGGTCCGCCCGCGCGATCAGGTCACCGGCGCGACCGGATCCCGCATCAACCGCCGGGCGTAG